Genomic segment of candidate division WOR-3 bacterium:
AGCTCGGGCTTTCGAGCGAGGGCCTGATCCGGGTGCTCAAGGAATTGAACTTCCCGCCGCGCGGCTACACCTCCTACATCACCGACGCCGAGTTCGAGGCCGCCAAGCTGAAGCTGAAGAACGAGAAACATCAGTTCAAGGACCAGATCCGCCGTACCCGCACCGCCCCTCCCCCGAGCCAGCCGCGGCCGCAGGCCGAACCTTCGAAGGTGGCCCAGAACGTCAAGCACACGCTGCAGAAGATCGAGGGTCGCGAGATAAAGCACCGCAAGCCGGTGCGCGAGGTTCCGACTGCCGCCCAGCCTGCGGCTCGGCCAGCGGTCAGAATCAGCGCGTACATGACCGTCGCCGAACTGGCCCATGCCCTGGGCGTAACGGCTTCCGACGTCATCAAGAAAACCATGGGTATGGGTATGCTGGCGACCCTGAACCAGCGACTCGACCTCGAAACCATCACGCTGATTGCCGACGCGTTCGGGGTGCCGGTCGAGCAGGAAACTGAAGTCGAGGCCGTAGTCGAACGCGGCGAGCACAAACCACGGCCGCCGATTGTGGTTGTTATGGGTCACGTCGACCACGGCAAGACCGCGCTGCTCGACTACATCCGGAAGACCAAGGTGGTCGAGAGCGAAGTCGGCCGCATCACCCAGCACACCGGCGCCTACGTGGCGAGCTACCAGAACAAGCCGATCGTGTTCCTCGACACGCCGGGCCACGAGGCATTCACCGCCATGCGGGCCCGCGGCGCCCAGGTTACCGACATCGCCGTTTTGGTGGTTGCTTCGACCGAAGGCATCATGCCCCAGACACTTGAGGCCCTCGACCACGCCCGCGCCGCCGGAGTGCCGATCATCGTCGCCATCACCAAGTCTGACCTGGCCGATGCCAACCCGGACCGGGTCAAGGCTCAACTCGCGCAGCACGGCGTGAAGGTCGAAGGTTACGGTGGCGACACCCTCTGCATCGAGACTTCGGCGATCTCCGGCCATGGCGTGGAGGCTCTCCTCGACGCGATCTCGGTCCTGGCGCTGGAACTCGACCTGAAAGCGCCGTACGCCGGACCGGCTCGCGGTGTCGTCATCGAAGCTCGGGTCGACCGCGGCCGGGGCAGCATCGCCACAGTGCTGGTTGAAGAAGGGACTCTACGCAAGGGTGACCCCTTCGTCTCCGCCGAGTTTTTCGGCCACGTACGCGACCTGCTGGACGACGGCTTCAAGGCGATGTCCGAAGCCACACCGTCAATTCCGGTGCAGGTACTCGGGTTCTCCGGCCTGCCCCAGGCTGGTGACCGTTTCGACGTCGTCGAAGACGAGCGGACGGCGCGCGATACAGCCCAGCGCCGGTTCCTGGCCAAGCGCGACCGAATCCTCTCGGCCAGCAAACCCAAGGTGTCGCTCGAGGCGATCCAGGAACGCATCGCTGAGGGAAAGATCAAAGATCTGAACATCGTCATCAAGGCCGACGTGTCCGGGTCGGCCGAGGCGCTGCGCGACTCGCTCGAGGGCCAGTCCATCGAAGACATCCGGGTGCGCGTGATTCATTCCGGGGTCGGCCCGATAAACCAGAGCGACGTGTTGCTGGCGCAGGCTTCGGAAGCCATTATCGTCGGCTTCCACGTCAAACCGCTGACCGACGCCAAGCTGATGGCCGACAAAGAGGGCATCGAAATCCGCACCTACCGGATCATCTACGCCGCCATCGAGGATATCCGGGCCGCGATGCTCGGCATGCTCGAGCCGGAGAAGAAGGAAGTCGATCTCGGGTCGGCCGAGATCCGGCAGATCATCCGCGTGCCCAAAAGGGGCACGATTGCCGGCTCATACTGCACCAATGGCAAGATCCCGCGCGATGCGATGGTTCGGGTCATGCGGGGCGGCAAGGAGATCTACAACGGCAAGGTCACCTCGCTCAAGCGCTTCAAGGACGACGTCAAGGAAGTAGAAACCGGGTACGAGTGCGGGATCGGCATCGAAGGCGCTGACGACCTGGCCGAAGGTGACACCCTCGATTTCTACAAGGTCGAGGAAGTCAAAAGAACCAGTTAGGCGTTAGGAGTTAGCAGTTATCAGTGAGGCCCAAAGCTGCCACCTTCCGGCTCCTAACTCCTAACTACTAACTACTAACTCCCAACTAGCGGTGACCGTCGGCCTGCTCCTTCTCGACTGCTACATCGCTGAGAGCCAGTCCCTCAAGGATA
This window contains:
- the infB gene encoding translation initiation factor IF-2, whose protein sequence is MAKLKVFDAARQLGLSSEGLIRVLKELNFPPRGYTSYITDAEFEAAKLKLKNEKHQFKDQIRRTRTAPPPSQPRPQAEPSKVAQNVKHTLQKIEGREIKHRKPVREVPTAAQPAARPAVRISAYMTVAELAHALGVTASDVIKKTMGMGMLATLNQRLDLETITLIADAFGVPVEQETEVEAVVERGEHKPRPPIVVVMGHVDHGKTALLDYIRKTKVVESEVGRITQHTGAYVASYQNKPIVFLDTPGHEAFTAMRARGAQVTDIAVLVVASTEGIMPQTLEALDHARAAGVPIIVAITKSDLADANPDRVKAQLAQHGVKVEGYGGDTLCIETSAISGHGVEALLDAISVLALELDLKAPYAGPARGVVIEARVDRGRGSIATVLVEEGTLRKGDPFVSAEFFGHVRDLLDDGFKAMSEATPSIPVQVLGFSGLPQAGDRFDVVEDERTARDTAQRRFLAKRDRILSASKPKVSLEAIQERIAEGKIKDLNIVIKADVSGSAEALRDSLEGQSIEDIRVRVIHSGVGPINQSDVLLAQASEAIIVGFHVKPLTDAKLMADKEGIEIRTYRIIYAAIEDIRAAMLGMLEPEKKEVDLGSAEIRQIIRVPKRGTIAGSYCTNGKIPRDAMVRVMRGGKEIYNGKVTSLKRFKDDVKEVETGYECGIGIEGADDLAEGDTLDFYKVEEVKRTS